The Macrobrachium rosenbergii isolate ZJJX-2024 chromosome 8, ASM4041242v1, whole genome shotgun sequence genome includes a region encoding these proteins:
- the LOC136840672 gene encoding uncharacterized protein isoform X4, with the protein MRRTNSQTKQSGFQEKPLNVVSPYEHTKLVNQGALKSVSQGHPSNSRVVAAVEHRENAGGTAQASWLDDLSNLQPNTVKDSRGSFGFTPSLHSINDGSPRLQKDVSEKSRISKLSLSNNRHHVEHVYYSHEEIEENKPSPINQKSRQPSDDSADREPVCKTSLFPAAMEKSNPLSDLGNAVSPCSIDVTQPDPDERVKSSVNENPNQAHILEEEVCVALVSGDKEKENIKRKRNSLDSDENEEKEDGKRRKSSCEKKDDKVQKSEPENCPPVLDKGCQSVVVNKQGKGRSNYEQLPSQQLQGNESLVSNSGADQNLKLDQDRGHKGRSSTVSVKEKRTTLENEVEQKNNSGKLHKMQKSSSPVACDSDDESQIMPVMKTGKRKHRFIISSESESESGYEEEHTSGLKFIEENLIGKKCVIPLPRVSPDIIRAAGKGKAVLDEKDELKLVSSETDSETKSDGDICLFDDDELPDLSSPDTFTLPSQSKTKPPESKEKKKKSHLHEKKGVKPREKSSEQNSKVLDISDKGSHKHRDKRKGKYSEKTSTYDSSSCKKSKSDGKDKGITSVSTARGTVKSEGNSKEKEKCKVGLSNCSNIDKDAHHQDSANKKHEDDISVRIKKEKVEEVTSVVVKKEPEDNDSSNKMAVGDDDGDDDDDVIFMYSQIDETIWVSSDEEETPSQENGTFGPLPPSPDLGIASLFDEASSDSGSEITKKVEPNLPSADHLDEDDDDEQWFPVLSQSFWDDDDLMKPSEKEMSKEAKSQEFVPKPGPSGINVTPSSDTHISSWWPELSQGFDDEEEEVFNSDTGSSIEDSKAKSTGKSLDSVIEKFKNRGTRKAQLIEPKAPLPRTSNDSLRKRNRSSSGSTADKVKASHVRTSSKEKQQTSRKEISESHSKSSAKKRKKGPSLRDNLSNKFNLESYRALARQQPKEKEPPHGKTQDSCTKVTEQPKKSHLISDKPRSNENISIQKKTPHQESKEQSRPKVAAKITRKTRAEKLTEVNLFPSPQLPPSRSKRSTFTIPKKKTTPVSATGKPSESPIEKSSSTPGDSKVSSESFDPEESSRSPLCLPVAQLASSHSHNLSSLNRNEVKERTQNSESEIVRSSDEKNDNSGCSAPVQTEAIVMGSEEDKENEAGGKTIKSILKVLWNKKSSKKTVRFPVSSEELNKIKYISPRKNSEKLGRLEPRMKEVLPRELIFSKHDIPLNFPDHFIVHVCMWNYDWLETYRRVQEKIEVSGRNCMIKPPPVVKSISYPTLILYESFRDYKEIFSDLLYLEVWENIFRDWQKYRQNNTSIPVYIDKIDEDFTQRKHESMKSWRIKVITLLSQDQSNRGRHPAQGSLVSLKVSRDSERKKSQHVFGYVQDLLKQKRRMMPKELENAFPLADVALILEIRIAKEPGSELRCGNVLSLCNISYIRPFTRTWEGLCKLPLSPLCNDILSPRQDSFKPNHSAKYLVQEMPLNESQTQAVVQVSVKCVYDPHLPKLSLIHGPPGTGKTRTIVSLVAQIVRLSEETCMPNYRILLCAPSNAVADELTLRLVKLREINIPLRVVRVGIRDNIIPEVRGYSLDAFIAKHMNRELKTPKNLSARKEWERKKNMASAAAQDLAKAKKENKPKEAIRALEKRRDDLTRSLSEMEKSFAVNLSPKEHQALYKKCQKDYLLGAQVITTTLGGCFSGAMAEVFTGVDHPFTCCIVDEAGQCKETEMWLPLLYSMRKLVLVGDHRQLPATVLSKLAQDKNLKQSLFERLYHRFVVELQKDELVHTLDVQYRMHPAIAHWPSEHFYFNNLKTSPDVIQERSFDCIPYAVFDVKNSQERRGPRNELFNPTECHVVRLILDSIEPNISKLKIGVITPYQCQKFHLEKELNGFCNRLNININTIDGFQGQERDIIILSFVRANSASQIGFLSESQRLNVALTRARRSCYVVASLSSLSQNKDWQSLISNAGARNLVYEIHDSHMNEGYFKSVLRK; encoded by the exons ATGCGGAGGACGAATTCCCAAACAAAGCAGTCAGGTTTTCAGGAAAAGCCATTGAATGTTGTATCGCCGTATGAGCATACCAAGTTAGTAAACCAAGGTGCCTTAAAATCTGTGAGCCAGGGGCACCCTTCAAATTCACGAGTGGTGGCTGCAGTGGAGCACAGAGAAAATGCTGGAGGGACTGCTCAAGCTTCGTGGTTGGATGATCTGTCGAATCTACAGCCAAATACAGTAAAAGATTCTAGAGGATCCTTTGGTTTTACACCGTCTTTACATTCGATAAATGATGGCTCTCCAAGACTGCAGAAAGATGTCAGTGAAAAATCAAGAATTTCCAAACTATCACTTAGTAATAATAGACACCATGTAGAACATGTTTATTACAGTCATGAGGAAATTGAGGAAAACAAACCAAGTCCGATTAATCAGAAGTCTCGGCAACCGTCAGATGACAGTGCTGATAGAGAACCAGTTTGTAAGACATCACTATTCCCAGCAGCTATGGAAAAGAGTAACCCGCTATCTGATTTGGGCAACGCAGTTTCTCCCTGCAGTATTGATGTAACACAGCCTGATCCAGATGAAAGGGTTAAAAGTTCTGTCAATGAAAATCCCAATCAAGCTCACATTTTGGAAGAGGAGGTTTGTGTAGCTTTAGTATCGGGcgacaaggagaaagaaaatataaaaaggaaaaggaatagtCTGGatagtgatgaaaatgaagagaaagaagatggaaagagaagaaaaagcagtTGTGAAAAGAAAGATGACAAAGTACAAAAATCAGAACCGGAAAATTGTCCGCCAGTGTTAGATAAGGGCTGTCAGTCTGTTGTGGTGAATAAGCAGGGAAAAGGAAGATCTAATTATGAACAATTGCCCAGTCAGCAGTTACAGGGGAATGAAAGTCTTGTTTCCAATTCAGGTGCAGATCAGAACCTTAAACTAGACCAGGATAGAGGTCACAAAGGCAGATCAAGCACAGTTTCTGTGAAAGAGAAGAGAACTACATTGGAAAATGAAgtagaacaaaaaaataattcaggtaAGTTGCACAAAATGCAAAAGTCCAGCTCACCAGTGGCTTGTGATAGTGACGATGAATCTCAAATAATGCCTGTTATGAAAACTGGCAAAAGAAAGCACAGATTTATTATTAGTTCGGAGAGTGAGAGTGAGTCTGGATATGAGGAAGAGCATACAAGTGGACTGAAGTTTATCGAAGAAAACCTGATAGGGAAGAAATGTGTCATTCCATTACCTCGTGTCTCACCAGACATTATCAGAGCTGCTGGGAAAGGAAAAGCAGTTTTAGATGAAAAAGATGAGTTAAAGCTAGTGTCCTCAGAAACTGATTCTGAAACAAAATCTGATGGTGATATCTGtctctttgatgatgatgaactgCCAGATTTAAGTTCCCCAGACACTTTCACATTGCCAAGTCAGTCTAAAACTAAGCCCcctgaaagcaaagaaaagaaaaaaaaatctcatcttCATGAGAAGAAAGGTGTTAAGCCAAGGGAAAAATCATCAGAACAGAATTCAAAAGTTTTGGATATTTCAGACAAAGGATCTCACAAGCATAGAGACAAAAGGAAAGGGAAGTATTCAGAAAAGACAAGTACTTACGATAGCAGTTCATGTAAGAAAAGCaagagtgatggaaaggataaAGGCATTACTTCTGTCAGTACTGCAAGAGGAACCGTGAAGTCTGAAGGAAATtctaaagaaaaggagaaatgtaAAGTAGGATTATCCAACTGCAGCAATATTGACAAAGATGCTCATCACCAGGATTCAGCAAATAAGAAACACGAAGATGACATTAGCGTcagaattaaaaaggaaaaagtggagGAGGTTACATCAGTTGTGGTCAAGAAAGAACCAGAGGATAATGATTCATCGAATAaaatggcagttggagatgatgatggtgatgatgatgatgatgttatatttatgtattcacagATAGATGAAACAATATGGGTTTCCAGTGATGAAGAGGAAACTCCATCACAGGAAAATGGTACATTTGGTCCGCTACCTCCAAGCCCTGATTTGGGCATTGCAAGTTTATTTGATGAAGCTAGCTCTGATAGTGGCAGTGAGATAACCAAGAAAGTTGAGCCCAATTTACCTTCAGCTGATCATttagatgaggatgatgatgatgagcagtGGTTCCCTGTGCTTTCTCAGTCATTTTGGGATGATGATGACTTGATGAAACCTAGTGAGAAGGAGATGTCAAAAGAAGCCAAATCTCAAGAATTCGTTCCTAAACCAGGTCCCAGTGGTATTAATGTTACTCCAAGTTCTGACACTCATATCAGTTCTTGGTGGCCAGAATTGTCACAAGGATTTGAtgacgaggaggaagaggtgtTTAATTCAGACACCGGTTCATCTATTGAGGATTCTAAAGCCAAAAGCACAGGAAAAAGTCTGGATAGTGTTATTGAAAAGTTCAAGAACAGAGGTACCCGCAAAGCCCAGCTTATCGAACCGAAAGCACCTTTGCCTCGTACAAGTAATGATTCTCTGCGGAAAAGAAATAGAAGTAGTTCAGGTTCAACTGCAGACAAAGTCAAGGCCAGTCATGTCCGTACTTCGtccaaagaaaaacagcaaacaTCAAGAAAGGAGATAAGTGAATCCCATTCAAAAAGTAGtgctaagaaaagaaaaaaaggcccaAGTCTTCGAGACAACTTGAGTAACAAGTTTAACCTGGAATCTTACAGAGCTCTGGCAAGGCAGCAGCCAAAAGAGAAAGAGCCACCTCATGGAAAAACTCAAGATTCTTGTACAAAAGTAACTGAGCAGCCAAAGAAGTCGCATCTGATATCAGATAAGCCACGTAGTAATGAGAACATTTCAATTCAGAAGAAGACACCACATCAAGAAAGTAAAGAACAATCGAGGCCAAAGGTAGCTGCAAAAATCACACGGAAGACTAGAGCAGAGAAGCTCACGGAAGTTAATCTCTTTCCCTCTCCACAGTTGCCACCTTCAAGGTCTAAGAGGTCGACATTCACAATTCCCAAGAAAAAGACTACTCCAGTTTCAGCAACTGGAAAGCCCAGTGAGAGTCCTATTGAAAAATCTTCCAGCACTCCTGGAGATAGCAAAGTTTCATCAGAATCATTCGATCCTGAAGAAAGTTCACGGTCACCTCTTTGCTTACCAGTTGCTCAGTTAGCATCAAGTCATTCACATAATTTGAGCAGTTTAAACAGAAATGAAGTTAAAGAGAGAACACAGAACAGTGAATCTGAAATTGTTAGGTCATCAGATGAGAAGAATGATAACAGTGGTTGCTCAGCACCAGTTCAAACAGAGGCAATTGTGATGGGAAGTGAAGAggacaaagaaaatgaagctgGTGGTAAGACAATAAAAAGCATATTGAAAGTGTTATGGAATAAAAAGTCATCGAAAAAGACTGTACGCTTCCCGGTAAGTAGTGAGGAGCTAAACAAGATCAAATACATCTCACCTCGGAAGAATAGTGAGAAACTGGGGCGTTTAGAGccaagaatgaaagaggtattgCCAAGGGAACTCATTTTTAGTAAACATGATATTCCTTTAAATTTCCCAGATCATTTTATTGTCCATGTATGCATGTGGAATTATGACTGGCTTGAAACATATCGAAGAGTTCAGGAAAAAATAGAAGTTTCTGGAAGAAACTGTATGATAAAGCCTCCCCCTGTTGTGAAGTCTATAAGTTATCCAACCCTTATATTGTATGAGTCGTTCCGTGATTACAAAGAGATATTCAGTGACCTGTTATATCTAGAAGTTtgggaaaatatatttagagATTGGCAGAAGTACAGACAAAACAATACCTCAATTCCTGTTTATATTGATAAGATAGATGAAGACTTTACACAAAGAAAGCACGAATCAATGAAATCATGGCGAATCAAGGTAATAACTTTACTTTCCCAAGACCAGAGTAATAGAGGACGGCACCCTGCACAAGGCTCGCTCGTTAGTTTGAAGGTGTCACGGGATTCTGAGAGGAAAAAGAGCCAGCATGTGTTTGGTTATGTTCAAGACCTGTTGAAGCAAAAACGAAGAATGATGCCGAAGGAGCTTGAAAATGCATTTCCACTTGCTGATGTTGCACTTATATTAGAAATAAGAATAGCCAAAGAACCTGGATCAGAATTGCGGTGTGGCAATGTCTTGTCTCTGTGTAACATATCTTATATACGGCCATTCACACGAACTTGGGAGGGCCTGTGtaagcttcctctctctcctttgtgcAATGATATATTAAGCCCCAGACAAGACAGCTTCAAGCCCAATCATTCTGCAAAGTATTTGGTCCAAGAGATGCCCCTAAATGAGAGTCAGACGCAAGCAGTTGTTCAAGTGAGTGTTAAATGTGTATATGATCCTCATTTACCAAAACTTAGTCTCATTCATGGACCACCAGGTACAGGAAAGACACGAACAATAGTATCTCTAGTGGCTCAGATAGTAAGATTAAGTGAAGAGACTTGTATGCCAAATTATCGCATTTTGTTGTGTGCTCCTTCTAATGCTGTTGCAGACGAACTTACATTACGTTTGGTCAAgctcagagaaataaatatacctTTACGAGTTGTTAGAGTTGGAATTCGCGACAACATAATTCCTGAGGTGAGAGGTTATAGTCTTGATGCATTTATAGCTAAGCACATGAACAGGGAAttaaaaactcccaaaaatcTCTCGGCAAGGAAAGAATGGGAGcggaaaaaaaatatggcaagtGCAGCAGCGCAAGATTTGGCAAAAGCCAAGAAAGAAAACAAGCCAAAGGAAGCAATAAGGGCACTGGAAAAACGACGCGACGATTTGACGAGATCGTTATCCGAGATGGAAAAGAGTTTTGCTGTTAACCTCTCGCCCAAAGAACACCAGGCGttgtataaaaaatgtcaaaaagacTATCTTCTAGGTGCACAGGTCATCACCACAACGCTTGGTGGATGTTTTTCTGGAGCTATGGCAGAAGTGTTCACGGGAGTAGATCATCCTTTTACGTGCTGTATTGTTGATGAAGCTGGCCAGTGCAAAGAAACTGAAATGTGGCTGCCTCTTCTTTACAGCATGCGAAAGTTGGTGTTAGTTGGAGACCATAGGCAGTTGCCAGCTACAGTCTTGTCCAAGTTAGCCCAAGATAAGAATCTGAAACAGTCCTTGTTTGAGAGACTGTATCATCGGTTTGTAGTGGAACTTCAAAAGGACGAACTTGTGCACACACTTGACGTTCAGTATCGAATGCACCCTGCAATTGCTCATTGGCCATCTGAGCACTTTTATTTCAACAACCTGAAAACTAGTCCTGATGTAATTCAAGAACGTTCTTTCGACTGCATACCGTATGCTGTATTTGATGTGAAG AATTCCCAAGAGCGGAGAGGACCTCGCAACGAACTTTTCAATCCAACTGAGTGCCATGTGGTTCGTCTGATTCTTGACTCTATAGAACCTAATATATCGAAACTAAAGATCGGAGTCATTACCCCATACCAGTGTCAGAAATTCCATCTGGAAAAGGAACTGAATGGCTTCTGTAATCGTTTAAACATCAACATCAACACCATAGATGGCTTTCAG GGCCAGGAACGAGATATTATAATCCTCTCCTTTGTACGCGCAAATTCAGCTTCCCAGATTGGTTTTCTCTCCGAATCGCAGCGGCTGAACGTTGCTCTCACACGGGCGAGGCGATCCTGCTACGTCGTCGCAAGTCTTTCCTCACTCTCCCAGAACAAAGATTGGCAGTCTCTTATATCGAATGCCGGAGCCAGAAACCTCGTTTACGAGATACATGACAGCCACATGAACGAAGGATATTTTAAGTCTGTTTTAAGGAAGTGA